From one Mobula hypostoma chromosome 28, sMobHyp1.1, whole genome shotgun sequence genomic stretch:
- the LOC134339063 gene encoding tubulin alpha chain-like: protein MTGSHSRECISVHIGQAGCQIGNACWELYCLEHGIQPDGQMPSDKTIGGGDDSFNTFFSETGAGKHVPRAVFIDLEPTVVDEVRTGTYRQLFHPEQLITGKEDAANNYARGHCSIGKEIVDLVLDRIRKLADQCTGLQGFLIFHSFGGGTGSGFTSLLMERLSVDYGKKSKLEFAVYPAPQISTAVVEPYNSVLVTHCTLEHSDCAFMVDNEAIYDVCRRNLDIERPTYTNLNRLIAQLVSSITASLRFDGALNVDLTEFQTNLVPYPRIHFPLATYAPLISAEKAYHEQLSVSEITNACFEPANQMVKCDPRQGKYMACCMLYRGDVVPKDVNAAIATIKTKRSIQFVDWCPTGFKVGINYQPPTVVPGGDLAKVQRAVCMLSNTTAISMAWTRLNLKFDKMYAKRAFVHWYVGEGLEEGEFQDAREDMASLEKDYQEVAVDSAELDRRGEEEE from the exons ATGACCGGGAGTCACTCT CGTGAGTGCATCTCAGTCCACATCGGCCAGGCCGGGTGCCAGATCGGTAACGCTTGCTGGGAGCTGTACTGTCTGGAGCACGGCATCCAGCCGGATGGACAGATGCCGAGTGACAAGACCATCGGAGGGGGCGACGACTCCTTCAACACCTTCTTCAGCGAGACGGGGGCGGGCAAGCACGTCCCGCGGGCCGTCTTCATCGACCTGGAGCCCACCGTAGTGG ATGAGGTCCGGACCGGCACCTACCGGCAGCTCTTCCACCCCGAGCAGCTCATCACGGGCAAGGAGGACGCGGCCAATAACTACGCGCGGGGCCACTGTTCCATCGGCAAGGAGATTGTGGACCTGGTCCTGGACCGCATCCGGAAGCTG GCGGACCAGTGCACGGGGCTGCAGGGGTTCCTCATTTTCCACAGCTTCGGGGGCGGCACCGGCTCGGGCTTCACCTCCCTCCTCATGGAGAGACTCTCCGTCGATTATGGCAAGAAATCCAAGCTCGAGTTCGCCGTCTACCCGGCGCCCCAGATCTCCACCGCCGTGGTCGAGCCTTACAACTCGGTGCTGGTCACCCACTGCACCCTTGAGCACTCGGACTGCGCCTTCATGGTGGACAACGAGGCCATCTATGACGTGTGTCGGCGGAACCTGGACATCGAGCGCCCCACTTACACCAACCTCAACCGTCTCATTGCGCAGTTGGTGTCGTCCATCACGGCGTCGCTGCGCTTCGACGGCGCCCTCAACGTGGACCTGACCGAGTTCCAGACCAACCTGGTGCCCTACCCCCGCATCCACTTCCCGCTGGCCACCTACGCGCCCCTCATCTCGGCCGAGAAGGCTTACCACGAGCAGCTGTCCGTGTCCGAGATCACCAACGCCTGCTTCGAGCCGGCCAACCAGATGGTGAAGTGCGACCCCCGCCAGGGCAAGTACATGGCGTGCTGCATGCTGTACCGCGGAGACGTGGTGCCCAAGGACGTGAACGCTGCCATCGCCACTATCAAGACCAAGCGCTCCATCCAGTTCGTGGACTGGTGTCCGACCGGCTTCAAG GTGGGCATCAACTACCAGCCCCCGACCGTGGTGCCCGGCGGCGACCTGGCCAAGGTGCAGCGCGCCGTCTGCATGCTGAGCAACACCACCGCCATCTCCATGGCCTGGACCCGGCTGAACCTTAAGTTCGACAAGATGTACGCCAAGCGGGCCTTCGTCCACTGGTACGTGGGCGAGGGGCTGGAGGAGGGAGAGTTCCAAGACGCGAGGGAGGACATGGCCTCGCTGGAGAAAGATTATCAAGAGGTGGCGGTGGATTCCGCCGAGCTGGACagaagaggggaagaggaagaATAA
- the LOC134339026 gene encoding tubulin alpha chain-like isoform X1, with translation MGMGSGIKMRECISVHIGQAGCQIGNACWELYCLEHGIQPDGQMPSDKTIGGGDDSFNTFFSETGAGKHVPRAVFIDLEPTVVDEVRTGTYRQLFHPEQLITGKEDAANNYARGHCSIGKEIVDLVLDRIRKLADQCTGLQGFLIFHSFGGGTGSGFTSLLMERLSVDYGKKSKLEFAVYPAPQISTAVVEPYNSVLVTHCTLEHSDCAFMVDNEAIYDVCRRNLDIERPTYTNLNRLIAQLVSSITASLRFDGALNVDLTEFQTNLVPYPRIHFPLATYAPLISAEKAYHEQLSVSEITNACFEPANQMVKCDPRQGKYMACCMLYRGDVVPKDVNAAIATIKTKRSIQFVDWCPTGFKVGINYQPPTVVPGGDLAKVQRAVCMLSNTTAISMAWTRLNLKFDKMYAKRAFVHWYVGEGLEEGEFQDAREDMASLEKDYQEVAVDSAELDRRGEEEE, from the exons atgggaatgggaagtggaattaaaatg CGCGAGTGTATCTCAGTCCACATCGGCCAGGCCGGGTGCCAGATCGGCAACGCTTGCTGGGAGCTGTACTGTCTGGAGCATGGCATCCAGCCCGATGGCCAGATGCCGAGTGACAAGACCATCGGAGGGGGCGACGATTCCTTCAACACCTTCTTCAGCGAGACAGGGGCGGGCAAGCACGTTCCCCGGGCCGTCTTCATCGACCTGGAGCCCACCGTGGTCG ATGAGGTCCGGACCGGCACCTACCGGCAGCTCTTCCACCCCGAGCAGCTCATCACGGGCAAGGAGGACGCGGCCAATAACTACGCGCGGGGCCACTGTTCCATCGGCAAGGAAATCGTGGACCTGGTCCTGGACCGCATCCGGAAGCTG GCGGACCAGTGCACGGGGCTGCAGGGGTTCCTCATCTTCCACAGCTTCGGGGGCGGCACCGGCTCGGGCTTCACCTCCCTCCTCATGGAGAGACTCTCCGTCGATTACGGCAAGAAATCCAAGCTCGAGTTCGCCGTCTACCCGGCGCCCCAGATCTCCACCGCCGTGGTCGAGCCCTACAACTCGGTGCTGGTCACCCACTGCACCCTCGAGCACTCGGACTGCGCCTTCATGGTGGACAACGAGGCCATCTACGACGTGTGCCGCCGGAACCTGGACATCGAGCGCCCCACTTACACCAACCTCAACCGTCTCATTGCGCAGTTGGTGTCGTCCATCACGGCGTCGCTGCGTTTCGACGGCGCCCTCAACGTGGACCTGACCGAGTTCCAGACGAACCTGGTGCCCTACCCCCGCATCCACTTCCCGCTGGCCACCTACGCGCCCCTCATCTCGGCCGAGAAGGCTTACCACGAGCAGCTGTCCGTGTCCGAGATCACCAACGCCTGCTTCGAGCCGGCCAACCAGATGGTGAAGTGCGACCCCCGCCAGGGCAAGTACATGGCGTGCTGCATGCTGTACCGCGGAGACGTGGTGCCCAAGGACGTGAACGCCGCCATCGCAACCATTAAGACCAAGCGCTCAATCCAGTTCGTGGACTGGTGTCCGACCGGCTTCAAG GTGGGCATCAACTACCAGCCCCCGACTGTGGTGCCCGGCGGCGACCTGGCCAAGGTGCAGCGCGCCGTCTGCATGCTGAGCAACACCACCGCCATCTCCATGGCCTGGACCCGGCTGAACCTTAAGTTCGACAAGATGTACGCCAAGCGGGCCTTCGTCCACTGGTACGTGGGCGAGGGGCTGGAGGAGGGAGAGTTCCAAGACGCGAGGGAGGACATGGCCTCGCTGGAGAAAGATTATCAAGAGGTGGCGGTGGATTCCGCCGAGCTGGACagaagaggggaagaggaagaATGA
- the LOC134339026 gene encoding tubulin alpha-1C chain-like isoform X2: MPSDKTIGGGDDSFNTFFSETGAGKHVPRAVFIDLEPTVVDEVRTGTYRQLFHPEQLITGKEDAANNYARGHCSIGKEIVDLVLDRIRKLADQCTGLQGFLIFHSFGGGTGSGFTSLLMERLSVDYGKKSKLEFAVYPAPQISTAVVEPYNSVLVTHCTLEHSDCAFMVDNEAIYDVCRRNLDIERPTYTNLNRLIAQLVSSITASLRFDGALNVDLTEFQTNLVPYPRIHFPLATYAPLISAEKAYHEQLSVSEITNACFEPANQMVKCDPRQGKYMACCMLYRGDVVPKDVNAAIATIKTKRSIQFVDWCPTGFKVGINYQPPTVVPGGDLAKVQRAVCMLSNTTAISMAWTRLNLKFDKMYAKRAFVHWYVGEGLEEGEFQDAREDMASLEKDYQEVAVDSAELDRRGEEEE, encoded by the exons ATGCCGAGTGACAAGACCATCGGAGGGGGCGACGATTCCTTCAACACCTTCTTCAGCGAGACAGGGGCGGGCAAGCACGTTCCCCGGGCCGTCTTCATCGACCTGGAGCCCACCGTGGTCG ATGAGGTCCGGACCGGCACCTACCGGCAGCTCTTCCACCCCGAGCAGCTCATCACGGGCAAGGAGGACGCGGCCAATAACTACGCGCGGGGCCACTGTTCCATCGGCAAGGAAATCGTGGACCTGGTCCTGGACCGCATCCGGAAGCTG GCGGACCAGTGCACGGGGCTGCAGGGGTTCCTCATCTTCCACAGCTTCGGGGGCGGCACCGGCTCGGGCTTCACCTCCCTCCTCATGGAGAGACTCTCCGTCGATTACGGCAAGAAATCCAAGCTCGAGTTCGCCGTCTACCCGGCGCCCCAGATCTCCACCGCCGTGGTCGAGCCCTACAACTCGGTGCTGGTCACCCACTGCACCCTCGAGCACTCGGACTGCGCCTTCATGGTGGACAACGAGGCCATCTACGACGTGTGCCGCCGGAACCTGGACATCGAGCGCCCCACTTACACCAACCTCAACCGTCTCATTGCGCAGTTGGTGTCGTCCATCACGGCGTCGCTGCGTTTCGACGGCGCCCTCAACGTGGACCTGACCGAGTTCCAGACGAACCTGGTGCCCTACCCCCGCATCCACTTCCCGCTGGCCACCTACGCGCCCCTCATCTCGGCCGAGAAGGCTTACCACGAGCAGCTGTCCGTGTCCGAGATCACCAACGCCTGCTTCGAGCCGGCCAACCAGATGGTGAAGTGCGACCCCCGCCAGGGCAAGTACATGGCGTGCTGCATGCTGTACCGCGGAGACGTGGTGCCCAAGGACGTGAACGCCGCCATCGCAACCATTAAGACCAAGCGCTCAATCCAGTTCGTGGACTGGTGTCCGACCGGCTTCAAG GTGGGCATCAACTACCAGCCCCCGACTGTGGTGCCCGGCGGCGACCTGGCCAAGGTGCAGCGCGCCGTCTGCATGCTGAGCAACACCACCGCCATCTCCATGGCCTGGACCCGGCTGAACCTTAAGTTCGACAAGATGTACGCCAAGCGGGCCTTCGTCCACTGGTACGTGGGCGAGGGGCTGGAGGAGGGAGAGTTCCAAGACGCGAGGGAGGACATGGCCTCGCTGGAGAAAGATTATCAAGAGGTGGCGGTGGATTCCGCCGAGCTGGACagaagaggggaagaggaagaATGA